A stretch of Lentisphaera araneosa HTCC2155 DNA encodes these proteins:
- a CDS encoding ABC transporter substrate-binding protein: protein LTLSILLFSFVSTAAEPVKIWISSVQDKQYYEEMVNRYKKIDPSFNAEISAFGFMEMPDKLSVAMKTGIGTPDIVQLDEVVYSMFLRGPAPFLDLADRVKKADIAKDFHPQRLALFSQDKAIYGLPQSISAYLIFYRKDLFEEFGISASDIQTWDDFTTLGKDLAAEGQKFLPLDPSYFEVLLRQRGGRLFDEKGNAFPDFDLAVDTLQFLADMQKNKVAVMPDRGTIFDPVFFSGDVENNEVLAIIGADWYGLDMIQSFCPSLEGKWGIATLPKWTDKKTKKSFKSATFAGQGLMIYKGSKNVDKSWGFMQWVMTDKEANVARFVNRNSFPAYKPAWSDARLLATNSYFPHESLGATVLSVSTDLPMINMNAKRGMCVFLMREKYFASVMMGYQTAEEALKELKTMLDKGASMGGKGPDDKDPKDK, encoded by the coding sequence CTTACCCTTAGCATTCTACTTTTCAGCTTTGTCAGTACCGCTGCAGAGCCAGTGAAAATTTGGATTAGTTCAGTTCAAGACAAGCAGTACTATGAAGAGATGGTCAACCGCTATAAAAAGATTGATCCCAGCTTTAATGCCGAAATCTCTGCTTTTGGCTTCATGGAAATGCCCGATAAGCTCAGCGTCGCCATGAAAACGGGTATCGGCACGCCTGATATTGTTCAGTTAGACGAAGTTGTTTACAGCATGTTCTTGCGCGGACCAGCTCCCTTCCTCGATCTCGCTGATCGCGTCAAAAAAGCGGATATCGCAAAAGATTTTCATCCTCAGCGTCTTGCGCTCTTTAGTCAAGACAAAGCGATCTATGGCCTACCTCAGTCCATCAGTGCTTACTTAATTTTCTACCGCAAAGACCTCTTCGAAGAATTTGGTATTTCTGCAAGCGATATTCAAACTTGGGATGACTTCACTACTTTGGGCAAAGACCTCGCAGCTGAAGGTCAAAAATTTCTCCCCTTAGACCCCAGTTACTTCGAAGTTCTGCTTCGTCAGCGTGGTGGCCGCCTCTTCGATGAAAAAGGCAATGCTTTCCCTGACTTTGATCTCGCCGTTGATACACTGCAATTTCTTGCTGACATGCAAAAAAATAAAGTCGCCGTAATGCCCGACCGCGGCACAATTTTTGACCCTGTCTTTTTCTCTGGCGATGTAGAAAACAACGAAGTGCTTGCGATCATTGGTGCCGATTGGTATGGGCTCGATATGATTCAATCCTTTTGTCCCTCACTCGAAGGAAAATGGGGAATTGCGACGCTCCCTAAATGGACTGATAAGAAGACAAAGAAATCTTTCAAATCTGCTACTTTTGCCGGCCAAGGTCTAATGATCTACAAAGGCAGCAAGAACGTCGATAAATCTTGGGGTTTCATGCAATGGGTAATGACCGATAAAGAAGCCAACGTGGCTCGCTTCGTTAATCGCAATAGTTTCCCTGCTTACAAACCCGCATGGTCAGATGCGCGCCTCCTCGCAACTAACTCTTACTTCCCCCACGAATCACTTGGGGCAACAGTACTCAGCGTTTCTACTGATCTTCCCATGATCAACATGAATGCTAAACGTGGCATGTGCGTTTTCCTCATGCGCGAAAAATACTTTGCTTCAGTAATGATGGGTTACCAAACTGCTGAAGAAGCGCTCAAAGAACTCAAAACTATGCTCGACAAAGGCGCTTCAATGGGTGGTAAAGGTCCTGATGATAAGGACCCAAAAGATAAATAA